Proteins encoded together in one Micromonospora kangleipakensis window:
- a CDS encoding glycoside hydrolase family 15 protein, translated as MDSYPAVEDHGLIGDLQTAALVSRDGTLDWFCAPRFDSPSLFASLLDRHKGGHFQISPDGVDYRSRQLYVPGTPILITRFLSADGVAELVDFMPVAGDCATDRHRLVRVIRIVRGTMRFRVECQPRFNYGRDPHELDEYRDGVVFRGPGLTLTLNPVRDVEIGVDTYLRQTTEGVCLTGTFQEGEIGGVVLETASPDPPRVVSSGEVWEMFEQTRDFWRRWLGRSCYTGRWREMVERSALTLKLMTYAPTGALIAAPTAGLPEQIGGERNWDYRYTWVRDASFSVHALLGLGFTDEAGRYLEWVNDRIRESAANGVGLQIMYRVDGSPDLTEEVLDHFEGYRGSSPVRVGNSAAGQLQLDIHGEAMSALHLADRHGFQGSHQGWLNVRQLVNWLCDHWDQPEDGIWETRSGRQDFTYGRLMCWVALDRAIRLANRRGLPADTTRWANARNDIYEQIMARGFHPGRGAFVQHYATDVLDAALLTMPGVGFVSPTDPMWQSTLRAMDAELVSDSLVYRYEPAASPDGLRGNEGTFSMCTFWYVQALAQSGRLDEARLTFEKMLTYSSDLGLYSEEIAPTGEQVGNFPQAFSHLSLISTAVNLDRLLDDRP; from the coding sequence CCCCGCTTCGACTCGCCGAGCCTCTTCGCTAGCCTGCTCGATCGGCACAAGGGTGGGCACTTCCAGATCTCACCTGATGGCGTCGACTACCGGAGCAGACAGCTGTATGTGCCTGGAACGCCGATTCTGATCACCCGCTTCCTCAGCGCGGACGGCGTGGCTGAACTCGTGGATTTCATGCCCGTTGCGGGAGATTGCGCCACAGACCGCCACCGCCTGGTCCGCGTGATCCGGATCGTCCGCGGCACGATGCGGTTCCGCGTCGAGTGCCAACCGCGGTTCAACTACGGGCGCGATCCGCACGAACTCGACGAGTATCGGGACGGCGTCGTGTTCCGCGGTCCCGGCCTCACCCTCACCCTGAACCCCGTCCGCGACGTCGAGATCGGTGTCGACACGTACCTCCGGCAAACCACCGAGGGCGTGTGTTTGACCGGCACGTTCCAAGAGGGCGAAATCGGTGGAGTCGTGCTGGAAACAGCGTCGCCTGACCCGCCACGCGTGGTCAGCTCGGGTGAGGTGTGGGAGATGTTCGAGCAGACCCGCGACTTCTGGCGGCGCTGGCTCGGCCGCTCCTGCTACACCGGCCGCTGGCGGGAGATGGTCGAGCGGTCCGCCCTGACGCTCAAGCTGATGACGTACGCGCCGACCGGCGCGCTGATCGCCGCCCCCACCGCCGGGCTGCCGGAGCAGATCGGCGGCGAGCGTAACTGGGACTACCGCTACACCTGGGTCCGGGACGCGTCGTTCTCGGTGCACGCGCTGCTCGGCCTGGGCTTCACAGACGAGGCCGGCCGCTATCTGGAGTGGGTCAACGACCGCATCCGCGAATCGGCGGCCAACGGCGTGGGGCTTCAGATCATGTACCGGGTCGACGGCTCACCCGATCTCACCGAGGAGGTGCTCGACCACTTCGAGGGTTACCGCGGATCGAGCCCGGTGCGCGTGGGCAACAGCGCGGCCGGCCAACTGCAACTCGACATCCACGGTGAGGCGATGAGCGCGCTGCACCTCGCCGACAGGCACGGGTTTCAGGGCTCACACCAGGGGTGGCTGAACGTGCGGCAACTGGTGAACTGGCTCTGCGACCACTGGGACCAACCCGAGGACGGGATCTGGGAGACCCGCTCCGGCCGGCAGGATTTCACCTACGGGCGGCTGATGTGCTGGGTGGCGCTCGACCGCGCCATCCGCCTCGCGAACCGCCGTGGTCTGCCGGCCGACACCACCCGCTGGGCGAATGCCCGCAACGACATCTACGAACAGATCATGGCGCGCGGCTTCCACCCCGGACGCGGTGCCTTCGTGCAGCACTACGCGACCGACGTCCTGGACGCGGCGCTGCTCACCATGCCCGGCGTCGGATTCGTGTCGCCGACCGACCCGATGTGGCAGTCGACCCTGCGGGCCATGGACGCCGAACTCGTCTCCGACAGCCTCGTCTACCGGTACGAGCCGGCCGCCTCACCCGACGGCCTGCGCGGCAACGAGGGCACCTTCAGCATGTGCACCTTCTGGTATGTCCAGGCCCTCGCGCAGTCCGGTCGGCTCGACGAAGCCCGACTGACCTTCGAGAAGATGCTCACGTACAGCAGCGACCTCGGCCTCTACTCCGAGGAGATCGCGCCCACCGGCGAGCAGGTCGGCAACTTCCCGCAGGCGTTCAGCCACCTCTCGCTGATCAGCACCGCCGTCAACCTCGACCGACTCCTCGACGACCGCCCCTGA